From the genome of Mesorhizobium japonicum MAFF 303099, one region includes:
- the map gene encoding type I methionyl aminopeptidase, which produces MVTYLDAATAPLRNTGQIRLYGEDGFAGMRKACDLTARCLDALVPMVGPGVTTDAIDRFVFEFGMDHGALPATLNYRGYTKSSCTSINHVVCHGIPDNKPLKDGDIVNIDVTYILDGWHGDSSRMYPVGTIKRAAERLLEVTHECLMRGIAAVRPGARTGAIGAAIQTFAEAERCSVVRDFCGHGVGQLFHDAPNILHYGSANEGVEMRPGMIFTIEPMINLGRPHVKVLSDGWTAVTRDRSLSAQYEHTIGVTDTGCEIFTLSPNNLDRPGLPA; this is translated from the coding sequence ATGGTCACCTATCTCGACGCCGCCACGGCCCCTCTCAGAAACACCGGCCAGATCCGCCTCTATGGCGAGGATGGTTTTGCCGGCATGCGCAAGGCATGCGACCTCACCGCGCGTTGCCTGGACGCGCTGGTGCCGATGGTCGGGCCCGGCGTCACCACGGACGCCATCGACCGTTTCGTCTTCGAGTTCGGCATGGATCACGGCGCGCTGCCGGCGACGCTCAACTATCGCGGCTACACGAAATCGTCCTGCACCTCGATCAACCATGTCGTCTGCCACGGCATTCCCGACAACAAACCGCTGAAGGACGGCGACATCGTCAACATCGACGTCACCTACATTCTCGACGGCTGGCATGGCGATTCCTCGCGCATGTATCCGGTCGGCACCATCAAGCGCGCGGCCGAACGCCTGCTCGAGGTCACCCATGAATGCCTGATGCGCGGCATCGCCGCCGTCAGGCCGGGTGCCCGCACCGGCGCCATCGGCGCCGCCATCCAGACTTTTGCCGAGGCGGAGCGCTGCTCGGTGGTGCGCGACTTCTGCGGCCACGGCGTCGGCCAGCTCTTCCACGACGCCCCCAACATCCTGCACTATGGCAGCGCCAATGAAGGCGTCGAGATGCGGCCCGGCATGATCTTCACCATCGAGCCGATGATCAATCTCGGCCGCCCGCATGTGAAGGTGCTGTCGGATGGCTGGACGGCGGTGACGCGGGACCGTTCGCTGTCGGCGCAGTACGAGCACACGATCGGCGTGACCGACACGGGCTGCGAGATCTTCACGCTCTCGCCCAACAACCTCGACCGGCCTGGCCTGCCGGCCTGA
- a CDS encoding helix-turn-helix transcriptional regulator: MPESDRIVRLSTVLARTGLSRSTIYRKIAEGTFPAQIKISINGAGWRESDVNRWIDDPVSWHTSASRKNSD; the protein is encoded by the coding sequence ATGCCCGAGTCAGATCGTATTGTGCGTCTCAGTACCGTCCTTGCCCGAACCGGTCTGTCCCGCTCGACCATCTATCGCAAGATCGCCGAAGGCACGTTCCCCGCTCAGATCAAGATAAGCATCAACGGGGCGGGCTGGCGGGAATCCGATGTCAATCGATGGATTGACGATCCAGTCTCATGGCACACCAGCGCATCACGAAAAAACAGCGACTAG
- a CDS encoding DUF6074 family protein has product MNVRDDLVRGSSRASRSDGDASTAALSFRFHLGGYAIACSAMVDSLRQFMVWKMSPEKVRAFPIDRQLFLVREVAAKLDNLHGEPAASFWRAKAAELLDLVVGSGRDRATASDEVRRFFLAVQRELSAGLAAESAPVLSA; this is encoded by the coding sequence TTGAATGTACGTGATGACCTCGTGCGCGGATCATCACGTGCATCTCGTTCCGACGGCGACGCATCGACAGCGGCGTTAAGCTTCCGTTTCCACCTTGGCGGCTACGCCATTGCTTGTTCAGCAATGGTTGATTCGTTGCGTCAGTTCATGGTTTGGAAGATGTCCCCAGAAAAAGTCCGTGCATTCCCGATCGACCGGCAGCTATTCTTGGTCAGGGAAGTTGCAGCCAAGCTAGACAATCTGCATGGCGAGCCTGCAGCCTCGTTCTGGAGGGCTAAAGCAGCCGAGTTGCTTGACCTGGTTGTCGGGTCGGGCAGAGACAGAGCCACCGCCAGCGATGAAGTGCGCAGGTTTTTCCTGGCCGTACAGAGAGAGCTTTCGGCTGGATTGGCGGCTGAATCGGCTCCAGTTCTTTCCGCCTGA
- a CDS encoding acyltransferase family protein, protein MDVTNNRPAGFDYLRLCLSLFVAVWHIPQIAYGDAGLGFWYNNHIWEVSRFVLPMFFALSGFLVAGSLDRCLTLSAFLGLRVIRIFPALSVEVLLSALILGPLVTTVPLSQYFSSGEFWRYLLNVTGEIHYTLPGVFKNAVAGNLVNAQLWTVPYELLCYIALSLLALVGARNSRALFLLSALSMPFVLVAWGLTHHWGAQMYAGVGTGLGHGLGLVNCFVAGVMIFFFKKLLPWSIALFILMFAISCALLFTESPLSTFASIPVAYCTVFLGLTNPKRIFVLASADYSYGIYLYHWPVFQFIGYNLGNSLVAIILIGLPLLVAFAAFSWHVIEKPALEFRKPIMRQDRVGGGFALTASTVFCAALLTFVVCWKLIERIGYSVFL, encoded by the coding sequence ATGGACGTTACCAACAACCGTCCGGCTGGCTTCGACTATCTGCGATTATGCCTGTCTCTTTTTGTAGCGGTTTGGCATATCCCCCAGATTGCTTACGGAGATGCTGGGCTTGGGTTCTGGTATAATAACCATATATGGGAAGTCAGCCGATTTGTTCTCCCGATGTTTTTTGCACTAAGCGGCTTCCTTGTTGCCGGAAGCCTTGATCGATGCCTCACGCTTAGCGCGTTCCTAGGGCTCAGAGTTATTCGGATTTTTCCAGCACTCAGCGTCGAAGTTTTACTCTCAGCGCTCATTCTCGGCCCACTAGTGACAACCGTACCGCTATCGCAGTATTTCTCTAGCGGTGAGTTTTGGCGTTATCTCTTAAACGTCACCGGGGAAATCCACTACACGCTGCCCGGAGTTTTTAAAAATGCAGTGGCAGGCAATTTGGTAAACGCTCAACTCTGGACCGTGCCCTATGAATTACTGTGCTACATTGCCCTAAGTCTGCTCGCCCTTGTGGGCGCTCGCAATAGCCGTGCACTCTTTTTACTTTCAGCGTTGTCGATGCCATTCGTCCTAGTAGCCTGGGGGCTGACTCATCATTGGGGAGCACAGATGTACGCAGGTGTCGGCACCGGCTTAGGCCACGGTCTCGGCCTCGTAAACTGCTTTGTTGCCGGTGTCATGATTTTCTTTTTTAAGAAGTTGCTCCCATGGTCGATTGCATTGTTCATTTTGATGTTTGCAATATCTTGTGCCTTGCTGTTCACAGAAAGCCCACTTTCAACTTTTGCGTCGATTCCGGTGGCCTACTGCACCGTTTTTTTGGGCCTTACGAATCCAAAACGAATATTCGTTCTCGCCAGCGCTGATTATTCTTATGGGATATATCTATATCATTGGCCCGTTTTTCAGTTCATCGGATACAACCTCGGTAATAGCCTAGTTGCGATAATCCTTATCGGCCTACCACTACTGGTAGCCTTCGCAGCCTTTTCGTGGCACGTCATCGAGAAACCCGCCCTCGAATTCCGGAAGCCGATAATGAGACAGGACAGAGTGGGTGGCGGTTTTGCTTTGACAGCTTCAACCGTGTTCTGTGCAGCCCTGTTGACATTCGTAGTTTGCTGGAAACTCATCGAGCGCATCGGATACTCAGTATTTCTCTGA
- a CDS encoding JAB domain-containing protein, with the protein MGKASDDDERSFFAEVPVRPAAKARPAPAEKPGYLGHRDRLRERFASAGADALPDYELLELLLFRLIPRADTKPAAKALLARFGTLAEVLGAPVNLLQEVKGIGPAVALDLKVVAATAQRMAHGEVHGREVLSSWTQLLAYCRSAMAFEAREQFRILFLDKKNALIADEVQQTGTVDHTPVYPREVVKRALELSATAIILVHNHPTRLFLITHNHALAH; encoded by the coding sequence ATGGGGAAGGCCAGCGACGACGACGAGCGGAGTTTCTTCGCCGAGGTGCCGGTTCGGCCAGCCGCGAAGGCGAGGCCTGCTCCAGCCGAAAAACCTGGATATCTCGGCCACCGCGACCGTTTGCGCGAGCGCTTTGCCTCGGCGGGTGCAGACGCTCTGCCCGATTATGAACTTCTGGAACTCTTGCTCTTCCGGCTGATCCCGCGCGCCGACACCAAGCCTGCCGCCAAGGCGTTGCTGGCGCGCTTCGGCACGTTGGCGGAAGTGCTTGGCGCGCCGGTCAACCTGCTGCAGGAGGTCAAGGGCATCGGCCCGGCGGTGGCGCTCGACCTGAAGGTTGTCGCGGCGACAGCGCAGCGCATGGCGCATGGCGAGGTGCATGGCCGCGAGGTCCTTTCGTCCTGGACGCAGCTTCTTGCCTATTGCCGCTCGGCCATGGCCTTCGAGGCGCGCGAGCAGTTCCGCATCCTGTTCCTCGACAAGAAGAACGCATTGATCGCCGACGAGGTGCAGCAGACCGGCACTGTCGACCACACGCCCGTCTATCCCAGAGAAGTGGTCAAGCGGGCGCTCGAACTGTCGGCCACCGCGATCATCCTGGTGCACAACCATCCCACTCGCCTCTTTTTGATCACGCACAATCACGCATTAGCACATTGA
- a CDS encoding tyrosine-type recombinase/integrase, translated as MPSLTDGEIRRALKQVEETGKQQNLVDGEGHGTGRLVLVIKPMPTRVTADWMAQQWRDQKRLKKKFGSYPSMGLSQAREIFRRDFADMIQKGRSIKIAGDTRPGTVADLFEAYVASLKADGKPSWKEAEKGLNKIADSLGRNRPARDIEPDEIRDIIRPIYQRGKRSMADHVRSYIRSAYSWGLKSEHDYRSTSVRRFRLVYNPAAGIPTEPKNVGTRWLDEEEFVRLYRWLEYPDAPVHPPYTRAVRILMLTGQRVEEIARLHVDQWDAAECIIDWSKTKNGKPHAIPVPKIAAELIGSIKPNEFGWFFPSATDPSKPVSHGTLYSFMWRQRDREVIPVVTNRDLRRTWKTLAGKAGLSKEIRDRLQNHTLQDVSSKSYDRWNYMPEKRAAMARWDKFVRELVTKKKRKVALKEAA; from the coding sequence GTGCCAAGCCTTACCGATGGAGAGATTCGCCGCGCTTTAAAGCAGGTCGAGGAGACCGGAAAGCAGCAGAACCTTGTCGATGGCGAGGGTCACGGAACAGGCCGCCTCGTTCTCGTGATAAAGCCGATGCCGACCCGCGTAACGGCGGACTGGATGGCCCAGCAATGGCGAGACCAAAAGCGTCTCAAAAAAAAGTTCGGCTCGTATCCGTCAATGGGCCTCAGCCAGGCTCGCGAGATTTTCAGACGCGATTTCGCCGACATGATCCAGAAGGGACGCAGCATCAAGATTGCAGGCGACACGCGACCCGGCACGGTCGCCGATCTGTTTGAGGCTTACGTCGCGTCGCTCAAGGCAGATGGAAAACCGTCCTGGAAGGAGGCCGAAAAGGGATTGAACAAGATCGCCGATTCGCTCGGTCGCAACCGCCCTGCCCGTGACATCGAGCCCGATGAGATCAGGGACATCATTCGACCGATCTATCAGCGAGGCAAACGGTCCATGGCCGATCATGTTCGCAGCTATATTCGTTCGGCCTACAGTTGGGGGCTGAAATCCGAGCACGACTACCGCTCGACCTCTGTCCGTCGCTTTCGTCTCGTCTACAATCCGGCTGCTGGTATTCCGACAGAACCAAAAAACGTTGGAACGCGTTGGTTGGACGAAGAGGAATTTGTCCGTCTCTATCGCTGGCTCGAATATCCCGATGCGCCGGTACATCCCCCTTACACGCGTGCAGTAAGAATTCTTATGCTGACCGGCCAACGCGTCGAGGAGATTGCTCGGCTACACGTCGATCAATGGGATGCCGCTGAGTGCATCATCGACTGGTCCAAGACCAAGAATGGAAAGCCTCACGCCATCCCCGTGCCCAAGATCGCGGCCGAGCTTATCGGGTCGATCAAGCCGAATGAATTTGGTTGGTTTTTCCCATCCGCAACCGACCCGTCCAAGCCTGTCAGTCATGGAACGCTCTATTCGTTCATGTGGCGACAGCGCGATCGCGAGGTCATTCCCGTCGTGACAAACCGCGATCTCCGGCGAACCTGGAAGACGCTTGCCGGCAAGGCAGGTCTCTCGAAAGAGATCCGAGACCGATTGCAGAACCACACTCTGCAGGACGTCAGTTCCAAGAGCTACGATCGCTGGAATTACATGCCGGAAAAGCGTGCTGCCATGGCCCGGTGGGACAAGTTTGTCCGCGAGCTCGTGACGAAGAAGAAGCGTAAAGTCGCCCTTAAGGAAGCTGCATGA
- a CDS encoding helix-turn-helix domain-containing protein: MRPVVKTLGTLRHKSLITMLIAKREASGLTQTELAEKLGEYQSFVARLESGQRRVDVVEFIDLAKILGFDPSSAIKRLAAEPD, from the coding sequence ATGAGGCCGGTGGTGAAAACGCTCGGAACGCTGCGCCACAAGTCATTGATCACGATGCTGATTGCAAAGCGTGAGGCTAGCGGGCTGACACAGACCGAGCTCGCCGAAAAGCTCGGCGAATATCAGTCGTTTGTCGCTCGACTCGAAAGCGGCCAACGCCGCGTCGACGTAGTCGAATTCATCGATCTGGCGAAAATCCTGGGGTTCGACCCTTCTTCAGCCATCAAGAGATTGGCAGCAGAACCAGACTGA
- a CDS encoding DUF982 domain-containing protein has translation MDRLQFEVPVRIAQGPGLPVEEIYSVVQALDFLQDWPARRQGPVYQKAFNACFGATVDVVKTEDACRAFMAFCRVTGLMASDMMAPRKRGGEASALQA, from the coding sequence ATGGATAGATTGCAATTCGAGGTACCGGTGCGCATTGCGCAAGGCCCCGGCTTGCCCGTCGAGGAGATTTACAGCGTCGTGCAGGCGCTGGATTTTCTCCAGGACTGGCCGGCGCGCCGGCAGGGACCGGTGTATCAGAAAGCCTTCAATGCCTGCTTCGGCGCCACGGTGGACGTGGTCAAGACCGAGGATGCCTGCCGGGCGTTCATGGCGTTCTGCCGTGTCACCGGACTGATGGCCAGTGACATGATGGCGCCGCGCAAGCGTGGCGGCGAGGCAAGCGCGCTGCAGGCCTGA
- a CDS encoding acyltransferase family protein: MAVRNIWLDAAKGVGILLVVAAHVAGEGPQQRDIIFANAVFLFHMPLFFVISGYVYKPRDRQQLFWKKSASLAVPYISFLMVLTIAVVARRMLLGDPPAHWELRAMAINEILGGMRLGRDFGVFWFVTCLFFTQLIYNDVARWAKNPGSRRMLAFVGFSMISGYLIQAVLPLNQSPWALAAVPMALCCFWFGDLLRTFQFSRRIRWTFIAAVMALALIAWTSGADIQFNMKYSIFGPPVVGLLIALGLSLAVLDLVREAAKIEKLAAPVAKLGEASLVIMFLHQFFQFSFRDFGITNELVIMLAAVSGPLLIYQFLRRSALLAPWFLGTGDGAPGRLINWLRNGLGWRIRNYREWLFELAKPYVAHLLIAVRWPLRRKGRPHGLPSDLVVSLTSYPARFPTLHLTLRCLLSQTIAPDRVILWVTLEDAKHLPKSVNELKLHGLEIRFCKDIRSYKKIVPALLAFPAAYIVTADDDVYYSKRWLEQLVEKAGERTVVCHRGHAVALNERGRIEPYSEWSFDVAGQSEMLFPTGVGGVLYGPKSLSPEATDEETFTSLCPQGDDIWLFWMGRRAGSTYVKTLNHWTELSWRGSQTSALHLTNVGTGRNDEQIRKITERYGLPAFAPLSSDKIRRLPFTAEEMIARIQKALDAKGLLTAEESRSLWTKASQTKPD, encoded by the coding sequence TTGGCAGTTCGCAACATCTGGCTTGATGCAGCCAAAGGCGTCGGGATACTCCTCGTGGTGGCGGCACATGTGGCTGGTGAAGGGCCACAACAGCGTGACATAATCTTCGCAAACGCCGTATTTTTGTTCCACATGCCGCTGTTTTTCGTGATTTCCGGGTACGTTTACAAACCGAGGGACCGTCAACAGCTGTTTTGGAAGAAATCAGCCAGCCTTGCAGTACCGTACATTTCGTTCTTGATGGTTTTGACGATAGCAGTCGTAGCAAGGCGGATGCTCCTAGGTGATCCTCCCGCGCATTGGGAGCTACGAGCAATGGCTATCAACGAGATCCTTGGCGGCATGCGGCTTGGGCGGGATTTCGGCGTATTTTGGTTCGTGACCTGCCTGTTCTTTACCCAGCTGATTTACAATGACGTCGCCCGTTGGGCTAAAAATCCTGGGAGCAGACGAATGTTGGCTTTCGTCGGGTTTTCCATGATTTCGGGCTACCTAATTCAGGCCGTATTGCCCTTGAACCAGTCACCTTGGGCCTTAGCCGCGGTTCCGATGGCTCTGTGCTGCTTTTGGTTCGGTGACTTGCTTCGAACCTTTCAATTTTCGCGGCGAATTCGATGGACTTTCATTGCGGCTGTAATGGCCTTGGCGCTAATCGCCTGGACGAGCGGCGCGGACATCCAGTTCAATATGAAATACTCAATTTTTGGTCCGCCGGTTGTCGGGCTTCTTATTGCGCTTGGGCTCTCTCTTGCAGTGCTCGATCTCGTGAGAGAGGCGGCCAAGATCGAGAAATTGGCGGCGCCCGTGGCAAAGCTGGGGGAGGCTTCGCTAGTGATCATGTTTCTCCACCAGTTCTTCCAGTTCTCCTTTCGCGATTTCGGGATCACGAACGAGCTTGTGATTATGTTGGCAGCGGTGTCGGGACCGCTACTAATTTACCAGTTCCTGAGACGATCAGCGCTGTTGGCTCCGTGGTTTTTGGGAACAGGCGATGGTGCGCCGGGTCGTTTGATCAACTGGCTCCGTAACGGACTGGGTTGGCGTATACGGAATTATCGAGAATGGCTCTTTGAGCTTGCAAAGCCTTATGTCGCGCATCTGCTGATCGCGGTGCGATGGCCGCTTAGAAGGAAGGGCCGTCCGCACGGACTGCCAAGCGATCTGGTTGTGTCATTGACGTCGTATCCGGCACGATTTCCAACTCTCCATCTCACGCTGCGTTGTCTCCTGTCGCAAACGATCGCGCCCGATCGGGTAATTCTCTGGGTCACATTAGAGGACGCAAAACATCTCCCTAAGTCAGTAAACGAACTGAAGCTTCATGGTCTCGAAATTCGGTTCTGCAAAGACATTCGCTCATACAAGAAGATCGTACCGGCGCTTCTGGCCTTTCCCGCGGCATACATCGTCACTGCAGATGACGATGTCTACTACTCGAAGCGTTGGCTGGAGCAATTGGTCGAAAAGGCTGGCGAACGCACTGTCGTCTGTCATCGAGGTCACGCTGTAGCCTTGAATGAGAGGGGACGCATCGAACCATACAGCGAGTGGTCATTCGATGTTGCAGGCCAATCTGAAATGCTATTCCCGACCGGTGTCGGAGGGGTTCTTTATGGTCCCAAATCCCTGTCACCAGAAGCGACCGATGAGGAGACATTTACCAGTCTGTGCCCACAAGGCGATGATATTTGGCTGTTCTGGATGGGCCGTCGAGCAGGTAGTACCTACGTTAAGACGTTGAACCATTGGACCGAGCTTTCCTGGAGGGGGTCGCAAACGTCTGCCCTTCATCTGACAAATGTCGGCACGGGGCGAAATGACGAACAAATTCGGAAAATAACCGAGCGCTATGGCCTCCCTGCCTTTGCCCCCCTTTCTTCTGATAAGATCCGTCGCCTGCCTTTCACGGCTGAAGAAATGATAGCCAGGATTCAAAAAGCGCTTGATGCGAAAGGTCTGCTCACTGCAGAGGAGAGTCGGTCTTTATGGACAAAGGCATCCCAGACAAAGCCCGATTGA